TTTTATTAATtacataatataataattataaaagtaataaaacgaaaatttaaaaaaatgtgaatATACAATTTactatttttatatattatttattattttgaaattaaattaaattaatatattttaaaaaaatcattaaaatttaaaTCATATCAAGTATTCAACAAAGCCAGAAAAATAAAATGCATTTAGGTAAGTCGGGGAACGAAAAAGGTGAAAAATACAGTGAATGAAATCCGGCTAGTCGTGTGAAGATATATAACTTCCAATAAAAGCCCTAAACAGGCCTGATTAACAACTTAAATGATTGAATCTGTCCCAGTTTTGAACAGATCTGTAAAACCCTACGCAAACCCCTCCCGATGTTAATGCGTCTAAAAAAGATCAAAGCTTTTCCTCTGCTAGCAATCAGGAGAAAAAACTTGCTTAAATGGACAATGATATTATGATACTTTTGTAAATGCGAGGTGCTCACCTGGTCGAAGCACCATGTCTGCACTATCCAGAGGAGTCATTGCACGGCTTCAACTTTTTTGGACGATATCACAACCTCAATCAAATCTAAATTTTTGGCGCTCTGGACCGTTGTCGGAACCACTCATATTTAGAGCTTATTTGGGTTCTCCCTCAACATATTCAACATTAAGCACTCATGGGCAAGATGAAATGGAAGGAAGAGGAAAGTTACTAGCAGAGGCACAAGTAAGGGCCATGGGGGCGGAGTCGCGGAGAACAGGTGCCATAGCTGTTAAATGCGGAATGACAGGTCTTTGGGATAAATGGGGGACTAGAATTCCCATCACCATCCTCTGGGTTGACGATAACATCGTCACTCAAGTCAAGACACTCAATAAGGAAGGTTACAATGCCCTCCAGGTATGCTATCATCaattcatattttcatatattatatTTTCCATTGGCCGGCTAGGACTTAAAAGTAGGACCTTCTGAGCTACCGGCCTCTTCACAGTCTCCAGTTTGTATTGTTCTTCAAACCATGCTAAATCTTGCAATATTTGCTCGCAATAATTGTTCGCAATAATTGTTCAAATTAAAAACAATCGGTTCACAGCATAGTTTCTCTGGAACTTTTATTGATACCACATCCAATCTATTCAGCATTTTGCATCATGGGACATACAATCAGTGCATACCTTGAGCAACGATttaatatgtatttattttttggtAAGGCTTCACCTCAAAATACAGGACTCGTTTGTAGTTTCATCCCCACTCTGAAAAATTTCAATTCTTGTGGGTGTCAAGAAACTACAAGTAAACCGTGCCTCGtttgaaattttaatatttatacGTATGTTTTAGTTAGAGTATTTATTCCATGATCAGGTCATACTCCTGTGTAGTTGCTATGTATGAGGACTTTAAGAATTAGTACCGTACATTTTCGTAGGAGGAAATTAGGCTAGGGGAATACCTCAAAATGAGACTGTTTTATCTTTTGAAATGCTCCTAGGAATTATGATTTTTCAAAGCAAATGGCTTGCACAACTGGATTATGCTAAGTGGAATTGTATTGAAGAATTTTTAACCAAATTTAGAATTGCTGCAACTCTTGGGGATACAGCATGCACTCCTTATATGTTTAAAGAATCAGATTGGATTTATAACATGGGTTTCCTGTTGCTAGGACACAACAGATAGGGGCAGGGCAGAAGAAACCAAAGCAACTGACGCAGCCTATGTTGGGCCATTTCAGTTCACAAGGAGTGCCATTGAAGAGAGAGTTGAAGGAGTTCCGTGTATCTGAGGATGCCCTTCTTCCCGTTGGTACTCCCATTACTGCTCGCCATTTTGTTCCGGGTCAGCATGTTGATGTCACTGGAATCACAAAAGGCAAAGGTTTTCAGGTTTTTATTTACCTTTAATTGAATGGTTTCATGCTATTCTAATAGGAAGCACATCAAAATGACTTTTCTAAAAGATCTATGCATGTTCCATATTTTTAGTTCTATATGTGATAGTTGAATACAACTCCTTGGCTTGTTTTGCTATGTACAGACTTTTTCAATGCATCTTTTCAACATCAACATCAGAAGCTGATTGGCAAGATAAACAATTTTTTATCTGAAAAATATTTGCCTTCAGCAATGCAGTCTGAAAAAATTATCCTTGTGATTGCTATTAGGGTCTTATTTTCTTTATAAAATTATTTGAGCTGGCAGGCAGTACACAAAATTTGAACTTTAGCATAACTTAAGATTTTACAAATAATGTTTTTGCTGTTAGGGTCTTATTTTCTTTATAAAATTATTTGAGCTGGCAAGGCAGTACACAAAATTTGAAATTTAGCATATCTTaaagattttacaaataatatttctGCTTAAGTCTATTGAATGAATGTTTGGTTATCTAATTCCATAAGGAGATACTAGTTCGCAGAAGTGCTGGCACTGCTGTAAGTGTGCCAATAAGGGATGCTAATTGCTCTTTTATTTTAAATGTTGTTGTGGATAGACTCAGATTTTATGTTTGGATATGTAATTAGTTGATGCAACAATGTGATCCATAAAATTCATAATTCTACCTGTTTTTTGGCCCACATATGTTAATTAAATAAACCATAGCTTGCCTGAGAATCCAAATGTGGCCATGTACCCTTTTCTTTCCTCCTCAAACATATTTTATCTTTTATATCTGCTCGGTCCATTTCTACTATTTCCACCATTGTTACTATAAAAGTGAACCTATCTTCCTGAAAGGTGTGTATGACCTCATTTATTTCTTATAAATTTGAGGAATTCCCATTTTTTCTTGATTTCCTTAAGAATATATGTAAACTAGAGCTTAGAAAGACATCAGAACTTTTAGAAATTTTGCCTTTTGGAAGGTAAATATATTTAGTGCTGATGAATTCCTGGTGGGAGCTGGAACGTTTACTGCAGCACAATTTGTGCTGTGTAACACTTATCTTGTAATGAACCCGACTTGACTGGGCTGGTTGGCCAGCCTCCCCCGTGTGGTGTTGGATAACACCCATCTCATTTGTTTTTTAAATCTTTTTTGTGATTAAGCTAGATTGAAATTTTTCATGCCCCGCCACAAAGGGGATAACTAGAGAATCATCTTTTTTTTGTGAAGGATGGTCGAATAGCATGGTGATCACCTAAGGAACAATGATTAATAAGAGAAACAGCTATTAAGGTAGCAATCAAATATTACAAACAGCAAAACCATCGATGCAGGAAGCATTGAGAAGTGCACTTAATGAAAGAATGATTGGTTACGAAGAGATACACTAAAGGTTAATTGTGAGTTGACATGTTCCTTTCTGAGAGGGTAGCAACTCTCCCAAGGGACGCCTATCTTCATGAAGCAATTATAGTATATATAGAAGAAGATCCAATGGGAAAGGCATCAAGCAATCGGAGTAAAGGAAGATCAAGCTGTCATTTGGAAGAGGATCCATAGAATTGATATCTGCAGCAATCATCAAATCAGACAGAGTTTATTAAGAACAACAAACACCAGCAAAGGATCAGACCTGTAATAGATCAGATCCAAACTCAATGTCAAAACAACTAATGGCATAATAACTGTTGTTGTGGATGTAATCAAGGCTCATTGGGTTTAAAGGAGATATTTTGTTTGGTAAagttataaccctaaccctaattgtgaTTCTAGGGAAAATTTAGGGAAGTCCCCAAAGGGGACATTATAAAATTTTAGTaaatgaaattattacaaatttcACTATAACAGTTCTAGGAGTCGACCCCTTGAACCAATCCTTTAGTAAatctaaataaatttatttttgtctcctgGCTGACTTAATGTTGGTTTGCTTTTAGGCTGACATATTTTGATCTGATGACTCTCCTATTTAAGGAGAGGGATGGCTCGATGAAGCACATGCTGGAATGATTATGTTATTAGCCTTGAGCACGGAGATTGGCTGGGGCGAAAACCCCAGGACCAATACAGGTTAGGACATAGCCCCTTCCCTGTTTGCTGTTTGATCGAGCCACTCAATTCACAACCATTGAAATTCAATTTGTTGTCTAATTAACAAGAAGAGTGATCTAACATTAGTAAGCTGAGTGCAATCACAGGAGTTAGGAGGAGATGGTTATTACATCAACATGGGGTTTGTAGCTTGAGACAACAATTCACACTTGGTGCCACTCCAAGGCACAATAATCACATCCAATCATTCACCTGAAGGTGATGTGTCTGCAAGTGCAGATCAGCGGGAAGGAACAACAATAAGGGAACTCCAGGGTGGGGTCGATAATTACACAAGGCAACCTGCTACCAGTCGTAGCTCTAGGGAAGTGATAACTTTGTAGTGTGTCTTTGACACCTGCAAAGTTAGGACAAATAGATTATTAGAGTCTCCAAGAAGGTGCATTGCTAATAAATCAGATAGGGGGAACACAAGAAGAACTGGCTACCCATTTTGCATTAAGTCTAAAAATACTGAATTCTGTCAGGCATATGTGTCAATTTGTTGGCCTGGGTACTAAACATACCAGAGATTCTATTCACAAGATCTGATTAATAATAAGAGCTCTTTGTGCTGTTCATGAAATTTGTTCATGTTTTGAGAAGTGGTTTTTCAGTTATTAAGTTCTGTGTTAAATAAGTCAGTATCTCGAAGTCAGCATATTTCAGTTGTATCGAATCTCTCTGACCTGCCAGCCTGTGGGTTGGTTATGAGTGACAGAGAACAACGCTACCAGCAGCAGCGTGAGAAGAGGAAGGGAGCCACCATGGGGGATAAGGAGGAAGAGCATTCCCAAGAGTACATGAAGGAGATCAGAGACTCCATGGGGAAAATGGCCCAGCTTTTGGAAGGATTGGACCAGCAGTTGAGCAACGATAAGCTTGATCAAAACAAAGAAGATGAGAGCTATTCAAATGGAGATAAAgttccaggaaaggaaaagaatccAACTTCAACTAACTGAAGGATTTTTAGGGCGAAATTCTTGGATAAAGATACAACAGTCAACATTGACAAGGAACAACATGAGTCTGAGGAGGATGTAGCAAGAATTTATGAGGCATATCACTCCCCCTACCATTCGTGCAGACCTGCCTTGTAGAGACTATTATGAGACGAAGAAAGCAACAGGGCTTGAGAGGAAAGGGTATAAAGGAAGGAAAGACATCCAACATCAATTAGGGAAAGTCACAATTCCAACTTTTGATGGGATTAAAAGTTCAGAAGAGCGAGCCTGGTTGCAAAAGTTAGACATGTATTTCTCACTAAATCCAATGTTTTTCggaggaagccattaaatttgccaCCCTACATCTGGACAAGACAACACATGAATGGTGGTTTCATGGCATTATAACTCAAGGGCACGATTCTATAAACACAATGGAGGATTTCAGCCAATGGATAATAGAAAGATTTGATAGGAAGGACCCAAAAATTCACTTCAGGGATTTAGCACAGCTGAAGCAAGAAGGAAAGGTAGAAATTTAAGTGGCAAAATTTTAAAAGCTTGCAGTGATGTTACCTGATGTAACAGGAAGGAGGCTTAAAGTTTTGTTTGTTGAAGGTCTAACTGAACCTCTTAAGGGTCTAATAAGAGCATTATAGCCCAAGCACCCTACAAGAAGCAATCACAAGAGCCCTCAATTTGGAAGAATCAGTGACTAGAGACATCTTTCATAACAAGAAGACAACACCTCCTATTCTGTCTAAGAAACCTTTTTAGAAGAACATTACCTTCCCAAAGGTATCACCACCAAAGACAAGTCAAGATGAGATTTCTCAGAATGAGCTATGACGAAAGAAGTTGTGTTTTACATGCTGTGAACCTTGGCAACTGGGGCCTAAGTGTTTAGGAAAATGGCAAATACATTATATAGAGGTCGTTTACCATGACGACAGAAAGTGATGAATCTGAACCTCGGCATGAGGTAGAAGAGGTGGAGCAAATACACCAAGGAGAAGGACCTTCGGTATGAACACTTGCAGCACTCTTAGGAGAGCCACGATATAATACGTTTTGCCTTAGAGGAGTCTTGAAAGATCAAAAGGTAACAATCTTTATTGATAGTGGAGCCACTTATAACTATGTTGACGAAGAAGTAGTGAAGAGGCTTAAATTAAATATTGAGGAGATTGAAGGGTTCGATGTAAAAGTTTTAAGTGGAACAATTCTATCGTGCATCAGGAAGATTTCCCAGATGGAATTTATGATAGGAGAGTACAAAATGAAGGATGATTTTTATGTAATCAGCATGGATATGGAAGTGGTTTAAGGAGTTCAAGGGCTGTACGCAATTGACAAGTATGAAAAAAGCCACTAAACTATGGAACTCTCCTTCCAACACGATGGAAAGAAGATACTCTTGCATGGTTTATCTAATAAGGACCCTATGCAAGTTTCAGGTAAGAGGTTAGAGTGAATTTTTCGCGAGGACCAAGTAATGTGGGCAGCTGAGTGTTTTATTATGAGCACATGTGCATACAAGGATTGGGGTTCTTACAATTTAGAAATTCAGTCCATTTTGGATAAGTATAGCAAGGTTTTTGAGGACATCCCTCTTGGGCTACCACTGGATAGGGGTTTTCTGCATATGATAGAGTTGAAGAGGGGGCAAAACCAGTTATGATCACTCCATACCGTCATCCAAAGGTTTATaaggaggaaattgaaaaagtaatCAAGTAACTCTTAGATATGGGACATATAAGGCCTAGTTCGAGCCCATTTACATCATTTGTAGTGctagtcaagaagaaggatgaaaccATGACGATGTGCGTTGACCATAGAGAACTTAATAAAAGGACAATCAAGAATGGCTACCCCATACCAAGGATTGATGAATTACTTGATTAGCTCCATGGAGCAAGATATTTCTCTGAGATTGACTTGCGTtcaggttatcatcaaattaaGGTAAGAGATGAGGATGTTCACAAAACAGcatttaggtgttgttatgggctttatgaattcttggttatgcccTTTGGCCTAACCAATGCACCAACAACCTTTCAATCATGCATGAACCAGGTATTCATTTTACAATTGAggaaatttgttttggttttctttgatgacatcttgatttataGTAAGACATGGGAATATCATTTGAAACATGTAGATTAGGTATTGGCCATACTTGAAGAGCATTCTTGTTATGCCAAAATCTCCAATTGTGAGTTTGGGTTGACTGAAATTTTGTATTTGGGGTTAAAAATCAATGCACAAGGTGTTAGCATGGATTGTGAAAAAATCAAAGCAATATTGGCCTAGACCCAAGAATATGACACAGCTAGGAGGGTTTGCAGGTCTTTTCAGCTACTATAGAAGGTTTGTGAAGAGTTTCTCTCAACTTGCAGCTCCTTTAACAAATTTAACAAAGAAGGGAGAATTCACATGGAGTGCAAGAGCCCAACAAGCCTTTGACAAACTCAAGAAGGTAATGAGTTCTTGTCTGATTTTAGCAATTCCAGATTTTTCACTCCCTTTTGTCTTTGAATGTGATCCTTCAGGGAAGGCATAGGGGTtgtttttatgaaaaataaatatcccATAGCTTATGAAAGCAGAAGACTCAAGGAGGCTGAAAGAAATTTTTCAATTAATGAAAAGGAAATGCTGGCCATAATATGCATGTTTTAGCCAAGTTCCTTCAATGCTTGGTGTGTGGGAAGTTTATGGTCAAAACAGACCACAATATATTGAAATTATTCCTCAACCAAAGGGATTTGAACGATAGGCAACATACGTGGGTAAGTAAAATTCAAgcctatgattttgacattgaacATGTAAAAGGGAACAACAATGTGGTGGCTGATGCACTTTTTTGAAAGCCTCATTTACATTCTATAACTGATATTTCTGCTGATTGGAAGTCCTTGATCATAGTTGAGTATGCTTAAGGATTCATTTGATGATTTGGAAGACAAAGTGCAAGATGATAGGTTCAAGGTAGTAAATGAGCTTATTTTCTACAAGGAATGTGTGTATATCATACTTGAattcaagataaaggaaaagatattGTGAGCTTGTCATGATACACCACTTGCTTGACATCCGAGATTCTACAAAACTTACAAGCAAGGGAATGTTTCTCATGGAGAGGGCTGAAAAAGGATGTAATGCAACATGTAAGAGAATGCAAGGAGTGTCAACAAAATAAGGTGGAGCATGTTTTTTCCGCTGGGTTGCTGCAGCCTTTACCCATTCCAAATAAGAAATGGGAGAGTATATCAATGGATTTCATTACGGGGTTGCCAAAGGTTCAAGGTAACAACTGTTTATATGCTATGTTACACCAAGTTTCCGGGACGGATTTTTGTTTTTGCCATTTAGGGGATGATATGGACAACTATattaaaaatagggaaaatttaaaatatacaaGGAAATTTCTCTTTCTTGGATGTTGATATATCTACACACCAAAATGAGAACCTTCATCTTGAAGCATGGTATTTGCTGATGCATATACTCAGCATGAGTGGTGCTAGTTGCAAGGATTACATGTCTATAACTACTTGTGTTGATTCATAGATTCCTGGGAGGATAATTGAATGCGTTATATTCAATATATAGAAATATAGCTGATTAATTACACATACAACAGAACAAATTTATCAAATGTCAATGTCTATTTTCAATGCACTTGGTAATAGGAAATGGGGATGAAGTAGAAATAGATAAACTTTGAACATTGGGttgcaaaataaaaaaatcttaCTAGATATGTTTTTAACTAACATTCACTTGATAAAAATGAGCCAGAAGTAATTTTGTTTTCATGTCAGTCATGATTCTATGTATGGTTTCTCATATAATAATAATGGGGCTAGTGTTTTTAATGTTTGGGtgtatttttttaaaatgttaAGGCCACGCCCTAGGGGGACGGCCGACCATCTTTGGTACAGTCAAGGGAAATCTTGGATGGCAAGGGGGAATCCTTTCCTGCATTTTTTCATTATTTGGGAGCGACAAGGGGATGCTTCTCGCCATTCCCACATTCCCGAGCTGTCCTCTTTTCTTAAATGCCTGCAAAACAGGGGGAAATGCGTCCCCGAGTAACATTGCTTATATGTGGTGGTTGATAGGCTTCCCAATTATGCTCATTTTTATGCTAGAACTTTTGAATTTAAGGCACCACAAGTGgcagatttgtttttcagagaaaTTCTTGGACTTCATAGGTTGCCAAAAACAATTGTAagtgacagggacagcaggttTCTTAGCATGTTTTGGCAAGAACTTTTCTGTTTGGTAGGTTCTGAGTTAAAACCTAGTACTAGCTGTTACCCACAAATTGATGGGCAAATTGAAATAGTGAATAAGTGGATTGAAGGCTATTTGAGAAATTATGTTACATGACAACAAACAGGATGGATTAAATGGTTTCATTTGGGGGAATATTGCTACAGTACAACTCATCACATGTCAATTGGTATGACTCCCTTCTAAGCTCTTTAAGGTTATGAAACCACGTCATTTATTGATTTGCTTCTTACCGATAGTAGGGTACCAAGTGCTAAAGATATGGTGCAGCAAAGTAGAGACATTTTGGAGTCTCTCAAGGAGAATCTACAAGAAGCTCAAAATTAGCAGAAGCTATATGCTGATCAACAACGAATTGAGAGGACCTTTGAAGTTGGTGATAATGTATTTTTAAGACTGCAGCCTATAGACAATCCTCAATCAAGGGGAATGGGGCTGAGCAGCTGAAATCTcgtttctatggaccctacaaggTGGTGAGGAAGATAGGGCAGGTTGCTTATGAGCTGGAACTTACAGTTAATAGCGGAATACAGAACACATTCCATGTTCTATGTTCCATGTTACACCTTCAACTGAGCTACCTCCACTGGACCATGAAGGCAAAGTGCTTCTTGAGCCTGAGACGATATTGAATGTAAGGGAAAAAAGGTTAAGGAACAAGGTGATCCCTGAGTATTTGATGAAATGGAATGGCCTTCCTCGTGAAAATGCAACATGGGAAGGAATAGAGATTTTTGAGCATCCTAACctgaaattgcttgaggacaagcaattatGGGACATGAGGACTGTAATGAACCCGAATTGATTCGGCTGGTCGGCCAGGCTCTCCTATTCGATGTTGGATAACACCCATCTCATTTTTTTTCGTGATTAAGCTAGATCAAAATTttaataaatgtaattattataaATTTCAATGTAACGGTTCTAGGGGCCGACCCCTTTAACCAATCCTTAAACAAatctaaataaatttattttagtcTCCAAGCTGACTTAGGTCAGTTTGCTTTTAGGCCGACATATTTTGATCCTATGACTCTCCTATTTAAGGAGAGGGGTGGCTCGATGAATGACTGCTGGAATGATTATGTTATTTGCCTTGAGCATGGAGGCTGGCTGGACAAAAACCATAGAACCAATACACGGTATGACGTAGCCCCTTCCCTGTTTGCTGTTTATTTGAGCCACTCAATTTGCAACCATTGAAATTCAATCTGTGGTCTAATTCACAGGAAGAGCGATCCAAACATTAATAAGCTGAGCGCAATCACAGGAGTTAGGAGGAGATCGTTTTTACATCAACACAAGGTCTGTAGCCCGAGACAACAATTTGCTCCCAGCTTGTGAGCAAACAGCGCCACTCCTAGGCACAACAATCGCATCCAATCAGACACCTGAAGGTGATGGGTCTGCAAGTGCAGATTAGTGAGAAGGAACAGCAATAAGGGAACTCCAGGACAGGGTTGATAATTACACAAGGCAACCTGCTACCAGTCGTAGCCCTAGGGAAGTGATAACTTTGCAGTGCATCTTTGACACCTGCAAAGTTAGGACAAATAGATTATCAGAGTCTCCAGGAAGGTGCATTGCTAATAAATTAGATAGGCAGATCACAAGAAGAACTGGTAACCCATTTTGCATTAAGTCTGAAAATACTGAATTCTGTCAGGCATATGTATCAATTTGTTGGCCTGGGTACTAAACATACGAGAGATTCTATTTACAAGATCTGATTAATAATAAGAGCCATCTGATGTTCTGTTCATGAAATTTGCtcttgttttgagaagtgacttttcAGTTATTAAGTTCTGTGTTAAATAAGTCAGTATCTTGAAGTCAACATATTTCATATCCTTGTTCAGAGATTGCTGTGGCTTGAGCTGAATGTTTTTCTAAGTAGTAGATTAGGGGATCTATTAAGCAGCCCAATCCTATATTTAAAGAGAGGAACAACATGGCCAAATCCTATATTAAAAAACTAAGGAGTAGGCTACAAACATATACCAAAATAGGAATACATAAAAAATAACCCAAGAACAAGCAacataggaaaaaaacaaaaacgtCAACCCATAGAGGGGAGTAGAAACTACATAGCACCAAATAGGAAAAAATATAGTTGCCAGCTGATCACACACATCCAGACCATAAAAATAAGACATAGTTAGGAGAGTTTAGAAGCTCCGCATTATGCTATTCTTAAGCAACATGGCTATCTTCCAATGACCAAACACCCTGTTCTACACACCATTCCTTGAGGTTGCAATAGTCTTCAACAATACTATCATTGACTCCATAGACACTTCTAGGGCATTCCAACATGATACCATTAATAACctccactaaacacacaaattgAATTAAAACAGCATTCTCAAAGCTTAGCAACCTCAAGAATGGCCACATGGTGAGAAATaactatattttgaattttttgtcaCAAGGCTTTGTAGAAGTTGAAGAAATTGCCCACCTCCTTGGTAAGGTCAAGTAGTTCCCAATGCATAGCTTTATTTGAATGTTCGACTCACACTTTCAGATGCTGCCCCAAACCTTGAATGCTGTATATCATAAACTCATTTGTAATTTCATCTAATTGCACCAAGAGTTCCTCAAGACAACCACAACAAACATTGCCTTAAAAGCTGATAGAAAGAAGCATGAGAGAAAAGCAAGCAATTGTCCTCAATTCCATGAGAATCCAAAATAGAATTTGCCACCTTCAACATGGATGGATTGTAGTAGCTGAAAATCTTATTCAGCCTATGTGCCAACACTCCCTTAAAAGAGAGGTCCTTGGGCCTGCTAAAATTATTTCTTGCCATGAATAAACACCATAAGCTAACCCGACCCATTGTGTTGGCAAAGTCAAAGACATTGTTAGTAGTAAACTACCACACCAAGCAAACACAAATGGTAGACACGAGATACCCATACACGAAATTGCTTGTATCATAGAGAAATATAACCCTAAGTATCATAATGACAAATGAATACTAGGTATGCCCAACCGTTTACACATGCAAAGCAATGATATCCAAATCTGCTATCCCTACACAACAATTGAGGCTTTGAAATGTAATAATTACCAACATATGGAGGGTGGCGGCACCGACAGAAAGTCATGACGACCTATCTTCAATAATGAGCCTTGCAAGATCCTCTTAGTTGGATAGATTTCATGGCTCTCTAAGGAGAAATCATTAAAAAGATCAACCTTAAGTGACTAAAAACTAATATATTTTATTTCCTATAATAATGTATTGCCTTTCAAAATCAAATCTATTTTTCCATATTAAAAGTTCTACTGTTGGACTATTCGTTGCCATGAATAAAACACTAGAAGCTGTTAGAACACAATGTTATTATGGGTCACCCTTGTAACATTTATATATTGCtttaatataaggttataaaaccttatgtATTAAAGTATAtaccatttaataattaataatctaataaatattagattattaattatttatgaatggtt
This genomic stretch from Cryptomeria japonica chromosome 8, Sugi_1.0, whole genome shotgun sequence harbors:
- the LOC131077276 gene encoding large ribosomal subunit protein uL3m; protein product: MSALSRGVIARLQLFWTISQPQSNLNFWRSGPLSEPLIFRAYLGSPSTYSTLSTHGQDEMEGRGKLLAEAQVRAMGAESRRTGAIAVKCGMTGLWDKWGTRIPITILWVDDNIVTQVKTLNKEGYNALQIGAGQKKPKQLTQPMLGHFSSQGVPLKRELKEFRVSEDALLPVGTPITARHFVPGQHVDVTGITKGKGFQGVMKRWGFAGGPASHGSSKFHRKPGSTGGRQDPGKVFKGKKMPGHMGHEQRTVKNIYIYKIDPARNLLWVKGQVPGNEGAFVLIKDAVYKKPDASLLPFPTHFASPDEDLLSLEPITADLGNADPYMKD